From the genome of Lentilactobacillus buchneri, one region includes:
- the gltX gene encoding glutamate--tRNA ligase, whose translation MDDKKVRVRYAPSPTGFLHIGNAQSALFNYLFAKHFGGTMVLRIEDTDTKRNVPHGEDSQIENLHWLGIDWDEGPDKPNPKYAPYHQTQRVSLYHKYIQQLLDKGFAYKDYTTEDELKVMRDEQRKNGEAPHYDGRWYGRSEEDQKAAEKQGLKPDVRLHLPSNHIYAWDDIVKGNVQFNSDNMGGDFIIEKSNGMPTYNFAVVIDDYLMDITHVLRGDDHIANTPKQIAVYEALGITPPRFGHITLIYNPKTGKKLSKRDKETLQFISQYKNQGYLSEAIFNFIAFLGWSPVGEKELYSKDELIKAYDPDRMSKSPAFFDQHKLDWMNSQYIKNADVADLTDRIMDLIKEGESEIAKKLQDVNLPNLREFIKHVTKVYQREVYKLTDIMEKVYFFANVDSETFDYSQFDDFSPVVVRLILMQFRRELLDASEKGDIDFDTIIRSVGNATGIKGRELYFPLNVTFTGNTNAPQVGSILKLYSISTIINLVDKALTGTEVKS comes from the coding sequence ATGGACGATAAGAAGGTTAGAGTAAGGTATGCACCAAGTCCAACAGGATTCCTGCATATAGGTAATGCACAATCAGCATTGTTTAACTATTTGTTTGCAAAACATTTTGGAGGAACGATGGTATTAAGAATTGAGGATACCGATACAAAGAGAAATGTTCCTCATGGTGAAGACAGTCAGATAGAAAACTTACACTGGCTTGGAATTGACTGGGATGAAGGACCTGATAAGCCTAATCCTAAGTACGCACCTTACCACCAAACCCAAAGAGTGTCATTGTATCACAAGTATATCCAACAATTGCTCGACAAGGGGTTTGCCTACAAAGATTACACTACTGAAGACGAACTCAAGGTTATGCGTGACGAACAACGAAAAAACGGTGAAGCCCCTCATTATGACGGGCGCTGGTATGGAAGAAGCGAAGAAGATCAAAAGGCAGCTGAAAAGCAGGGATTAAAGCCTGATGTGCGTCTTCATTTGCCAAGTAATCATATCTATGCTTGGGATGACATTGTAAAAGGTAACGTTCAATTTAATTCTGACAATATGGGTGGGGATTTCATTATTGAAAAGAGTAATGGAATGCCAACATATAACTTCGCGGTTGTTATTGATGATTATTTGATGGATATTACACACGTGCTTCGTGGCGATGATCATATTGCGAACACTCCAAAGCAAATTGCAGTGTATGAGGCGCTTGGTATTACTCCACCTAGATTTGGCCATATCACTCTAATTTACAATCCAAAAACTGGCAAAAAGTTAAGTAAACGTGACAAAGAAACGTTACAGTTTATTAGTCAGTATAAGAATCAAGGTTACTTGAGTGAAGCGATTTTTAACTTTATCGCATTCCTTGGATGGTCTCCAGTTGGTGAAAAAGAACTTTATTCCAAGGACGAATTAATTAAGGCTTATGATCCCGACCGGATGTCTAAATCTCCTGCATTCTTTGATCAACACAAATTAGACTGGATGAACTCTCAATACATCAAAAATGCTGATGTTGCAGATTTAACGGATCGGATAATGGATCTGATTAAAGAAGGCGAATCAGAGATTGCTAAGAAGCTCCAGGATGTTAATTTGCCAAACTTGCGTGAATTCATCAAGCATGTAACTAAGGTTTATCAACGTGAGGTTTATAAACTTACCGACATTATGGAAAAAGTATACTTCTTTGCAAATGTGGATAGTGAGACATTTGATTACTCACAATTTGATGATTTCTCGCCGGTGGTTGTTCGACTAATTTTGATGCAATTTAGGAGAGAATTGTTAGATGCCAGTGAAAAGGGTGATATCGACTTTGACACGATTATCCGATCGGTGGGAAATGCAACTGGAATTAAAGGGAGAGAACTGTATTTCCCATTAAACGTAACCTTTACAGGGAATACTAATGCTCCACAGGTTGGTAGCATTTTAAAACTGTATTCGATCAGTACAATTATTAATTTGGTTGATAAGGCGCTTACAGGAACTGAAGTAAAGAGTTAA